The DNA region CAACCTCACTTTTTTAATCCAAATAAACTTTCATTCAATATATTTCTAATTGTTACAATTTGATTTACCacaagcaataaaaaaaactgaactTATTGTTCTCTTTTAGGAATAAACCACACGGGAAATGTTGCACCCTTGTTGCACTATAGTAACTTTGAAAAGATTTGTCCACGATACAATGTAATGACTAATTCATGTAAAAAAAGATCCCGATTTCAATAAGCAATAGTCAAGTTTACACCTGAGTTGTACCGACTTTACCAACAAGCATGTTTTTGGAGAGTGACGTTAGCTCCGTGACATTCTTtgtgcctttgtctcctctgtAGTTTCTTTGTCAGCACTGGGGAAAATGGCATCCTTTAAACAGCCGGTAGGTTTGTGATCAAAGCGTACAAAGGAGACAGAAGGTCTGGGGTGGTTCTCCCAGGTGGATAATAGTGATCATCATACTGTAATTTCTCAGAGTACACCAAAACAATAGAGAGGTTAGGGAACGGGCTGTGCCAAAATGACATTTACACTAACAGCAGCTGCCTCACAagctaaataaatcaaaaatgcCCTGAGGAAATAATAATGTTGCAGATAAAAGTATAAACAAGTAGTCTGATTCATTGCTTTCATTTGTGAGTGTAAAACCACTAATGAATGGGACCCTGGACCATGAACATGCTTCATACTGACACGTCCAGCTGCGTTTCTTGTACAGTTTTACTACCATCTTCAAGGTATCCATTATTGTAGACGTGCCCCTCAGCTTCACACATGCAATTAGACCTTGTCCTGAAGCTCTCTGTAGGACACAAGTTCAGCTCAGCACTAATATTCCCATCTTATCACCCCAGCTCTGGTGCTTTCTTTTCCTCAGCACAAACAGAAGGAAATACATAATTTCACCCAACTTTTATTTGTTAATTTATTCTTAgtacaggaagaggaaatggcTAATGAGCCAGCGACTCGTGCAGTTTATTTACTTATAGGTGGAATAGCCAGTTaaatttgaaattaaaaaaaagaaaagaaatggacAACACTCATTTACACAGGTTTACCTAATAAAGATGAAACATGAAATCAAGATTAATAAAATGGCATTCAATTTTTGATGCTCGggtatttgtgtatttatctgAGCATtaaaaagtccttttttttgctttaaaaaaaaattcttttcACATCTTTACccttaatgtttttttttgttttttttaatatgtttcaAAGTCCTTCACTTGTTTCAGACTTTTAGATAAAACCaacatttaaatcaaacaatATCAGACAATATAATGATAAATGTATTGCTACATACAATTCTTTATagaattatttttcattttacaaaTAATGGGAACTTTCTGTGTATGTTTATTAGAAAATGTTGATGTAAAAGCCTGTAGATTCGTTATTATTCGCCACACTATCACGCTGCTCTTAAATCTCGTTTACATTCACCGTACTAAGAAAAAAAAGTACTGTAGTCATTCCAGTAATAATTTTAATCCCAGCCCGTAAACATCTAGCCAATAAGAATGCAGTACATCATTGCGACCAATCAAAACGCTCTACGTCATCACCGGGCGCGCCCCTGCACCGGAAAGAAATGTCAGTTCCTCCAAGATTATCGAAGTTTTGTAGTCCCCGTTTAATTGACCTGTCAGCACTGTAGTACCAGCTGTCACTGCTGGTTATTTGCATGTCCGTCTGTTAGTCGCACCTTTCTTTTATCCGACCCACAGGATTCCTTTAATATACCGTTGTAGTTTGCATCGGCTAATTTGCAAGCTATAAGCTAGCTGCCAAACCAGCTTTAGCATTGGACAGAGGGTTAGCATCGTTAGCTAGCTCTATGCTGTTTGCTACTAAGACGAAGCGTTGAAGCCACCCACTTGTCTGAAGCAGCAGCCCCTAAAAAGAAGGAACAGTAAGTAAAAAATTTAATGTAGCTTTTAAAAGTAGCCATTATAACGGTGCGAATCACGGTGACTTGAGGACTTATGCCACCAAAGCAAATTCGTTTGTAAATGCGAGTTAGAGAAGTTAAGATTAACTATTGTTGACTTAAGCCgcattttctttttagttgttttaaaACTGGAATATCAGTATCTATCCTGAAACGGATTAGTTGTCGAATATATACTGATATAACAATATTTATCGGTTTCTCTAATGGCATTTTAAAACATGTGAAAATAATATATTTGCAAGCTTGTGTAAGAGGCTTGTCAGATTGCGGTTCGGATACCAGGTTTGATTTAAATTTCCATTTtagattttttaaattcatcctGTGTTACAGGTTCAAACTGTTGACTCTCCGAGCATTCTCCATGACCAGCTTTAAGTAAAAGTTACTCTGAGCTgaagaaaaacagtttattCCATTATTTGTCAGTGAGAGGTTAATTAACGTTGCACCATCGATTCACCTTGGCTGACCGATTGACCGTCGATAATTGATTAGTTCCCCTGGATTCATGCTCTGAAATGTGGGAACTTTTTATGTAGATTTGCATGTTCAAATCAATCCAGACAGATTTTAGCCTTGGGCTGTCTGTTGACCTAAATGAGTTGAAACAAAGTTCACAGTTAAAGTGTAACTAATAAGAATAATGTTTGTAAAAGAATTAACGTGTTACTTATTAATATCCACGCTTTATGCTGTTTAAAGACTATTTAACTctaattttgttttttcaaaccAGGCCAAACCAGATCTGAAGGCGGCACTGCCCTTATTGTCTGCTTATTTTAGCAGCCTTTTACAGTTGGAACAACATGTGCTGTTCATGTAAATGCCAGCGCACCGGAGCTCTGCAGGGATCTGCCCTCGGCAACAGGGATCTGCCCTCGGCAACAGCGATCTGCCCTCAGCTGCGCCAAAACAAGGGCGATTCCTTCGTGCAAATGCCCAAAGAAAGACATGGGAATGCAACTGATAAGATTTGCATTTCCCAAATATCAAGCCTGCAAACCCATGATgccatttgtttattttattgccAGTTATCAACTTTTAATGTCCACAACGGTGCTGAAAGCGGAGCACAGACAAATGTGTGCGCCTGCGGCTGAGTCACACCTTTAATAACCCGCATACCAGACGACTCGATCGGAACTAATTCGGAGTTAAAGAAGTGGTGACGCAGGACTTTTTAACATAGGGATTCTGCCATCTGTGCTTGAGGGATGGAATGTGAGAAATGGGGAGTAGCCTTACCCATAACAGCAATACTTGTAATATGATCCACAAATACAATGTTGACTTATATTAATATCCCTGGGTTTATCATCTTTCTGGCCTGGCTGTTCGAAGGTGTGAAATGTGTTATTGAAATACTGAACACGATAAGTTTTGAAGGCTTAGACGGAACTAAATGTTGAAACAGGTGGTGCTTGTTTAGTTTCCATGTGATCTCTCCAAGTGTATCACAAGTTTATTGAGATAAGACGCACTTATGCAATCCGCCCTCTGTCACCGGGTCAACCCTTCACTCCGGACGTGTCATCGCTGTCACCTCATCCCTCCGGATTTATTCTCTCGTTTCTGCTGTGTAACGCTTCCCGTAATTATATAGGGCAGAGGTCGCCTCCCGATCGGGGGCATCTGTGTTTCCCTCCCAGCTCGGGTGTCCGAGCGCTGTGGCATGCGGCGCTCTGATTGTGTTTTCCCTCGCCTCTGACGCAGATGCAGGCCCAGAGCTCCAgcgagctgctgctgtccagaAAACGAAAGAGAGATGGTTCCAATGGCGAgatggaagagggagagaggagtggGAAAATCCCCAGATGCACCGTGGTGAGTCAGCTGTCACGGAGCGGCAGATTCTTTAGAGTCCACATGTGTCCGAGCCACTCTGGCTATGAATACACACACGGACGTATATGTGGAAATGTGATGGGCCGACGTGAAGGCCAGGAACAAACGTCACCTGTTTCACCACATCAAGTGTTTATGCTGTTTAATGCGTTGACCATGGTCAAGgttgatgatgacgatggtctTTCAGGGACTGAGGCACCCCGCACCTTTCTCAGACGACCTCGAACCTACGGATAAACCCTATAAACGAGTCAGCATGGACGAAGCAAAGCGGGGGACGTCACGTGAGTGGGATTTCCAAAAAAGTTCCCCCAGCACAAGACTCaccctgatcccccccccccttcctgaaccgattgtgtggtttttttttttaaagataattctTACGTTTCCATGGTTGCATTTTTAAAGTTACCAGAATCGAAGCAATTTCACTTGTTTGGCTGCATATTAAAGAGACCAAGAGGGAAAAGATAGCTTCTTATCCTTTGTTGCCAGTTCTGCCGATAGCATGAGACGCCGTCTCCGCTGCGGGCGGATCTGGTTGTTTGTGAGAAACCCTGGCGTGTCTTCCAGCACATGCTCGTGAACTTGCACAGCGCGGGATTTATGCAGCTTTTCACGGATTACAGTTAAGAAATCGGCAAAACCAAAACTGAAATTGCAACAAACAAGAGCCGAAATCCCAAAATTTAGGAAACGAAATATTAAAAAGTCCTGTTCCCTTTTAAGTGACGCATCAGTCAGtgtagaggaggaagaagctTAAGCTGAAGACAGCTGGACCTTATTTAGGCTCCTCGTCTGCGCCTTAAGGCTTCTTCACAACAAGAGCAGAACAAACAGTGAGGAAAGATAACGAACGGGTCAGTTTCCTGCGTCCCCACACGCACACGTCTGGTGTTTTCAGGGCTTCCTTTACATAATACAGACCGGTGGAGGAGCGGAGGCCAATATCAACTCAGTAGGTTTCCTCATGTTTTGCTCTCATTTTTGGATGGGGAAAAAGATCACAACGACTTTTTATCTCACTCAAGTGGGCCCCTCTTTTCCCGTTTAATACCGTCTGCTATGTCTCCTCTCAGCTGACCGACCGGTGCGGGTGTATGCAGATGGCATCTTTGACGTTTTCCACTCGGGCCACGCCAGAGCGCTGATGCAGGCTAAGTGCCTTTTCCCCAATACACACCTGATCGTCGGAGGTAAGCGTAAAGGAGACGATGGAGATTACACGAAAAAAAGATAAGACCGGTTCTGAGGAATCACATTGGTGACGCTGTGTGTTCTCCTCTGTTCCAAGTGTGCAGTGATGACATGACCCACAAATACAAGGGCTTCACGGTGATGAACGAGGACGAGCGCTACGACGCCATCAGACACTGCCGCTACGTCGACGAGGTTGTGAGGGACGCGCCCTGGACGCTAACGCCCGAGTTCCTCACAAAGCACCGCGTGAGTTCCATGAGAAGAGCCATAATTTACGtccaaagaacaaaaaagaaaacccactTTTACCCTCGGTACCAGCCGTGCGTCTGTTCTGggtttatgttttgttttatatttgattCCACTCTACTATATGTTGTAGATCGACTTTGTGGCCCATGACGATATCCCATACTCCTCAGCTGGAAGTGATGATGTGTACAAGCACATTAAAGCAGCTGGTGAGTGTGACCATGTGCTAACATTGCATGTCGctagatgctaatgctaagtaTTTTGGTACAACCCGCTAAAACGTCGTCCCTTCAAAAGGCATGTTTGCCCCGACTCAGCGGACGGAGGGCATCtccacctctgacatcatcacgcGCATCGTTCGCGACTACGACGTCTACGTCAGGCGGAACCTGCAGAGGGGCTACACGGCGAAGGAACTCAACGTCAGCTTCATTAACGTACGAAACGCGGCTTTGGTCCGTTCAGCTCGGCGAGGTTCAGACAGAAGGAAACGGTGACATTGACAGAAATCTCATCGTCACTCTAGGAGAAGAAGTACCATCTGCAGGAGCGCGTGgacaaggtgaagaggaaagTTCGggatgtggaggagaa from Takifugu flavidus isolate HTHZ2018 chromosome 15, ASM371156v2, whole genome shotgun sequence includes:
- the pcyt1aa gene encoding choline-phosphate cytidylyltransferase A, with amino-acid sequence MQAQSSSELLLSRKRKRDGSNGEMEEGERSGKIPRCTVGLRHPAPFSDDLEPTDKPYKRVSMDEAKRGTSPDRPVRVYADGIFDVFHSGHARALMQAKCLFPNTHLIVGVCSDDMTHKYKGFTVMNEDERYDAIRHCRYVDEVVRDAPWTLTPEFLTKHRIDFVAHDDIPYSSAGSDDVYKHIKAAGMFAPTQRTEGISTSDIITRIVRDYDVYVRRNLQRGYTAKELNVSFINEKKYHLQERVDKVKRKVRDVEEKSKEFVQKVEEKSIDLIQKWEEKSREFIGNFLQMFGPEGALKHMLKEGKGRMLQAISPRQSPSSSPTREERSPSPTFRLPFFTKTSPPPSPPHHSGARGYLISEDDDEEEEEDDEDDES